The Indicator indicator isolate 239-I01 chromosome 18, UM_Iind_1.1, whole genome shotgun sequence region GCTCTGTACTCTACAATGCCCAGAAAATCATTGTAAAACCTACAGTGATACAGAACAACAGCAATACTTTTAAATCCCTAccatcttaggaaaaaaaaaaaaagaaatcttgaaaTGTAGATTTCAACTTTACCACTTGAAAAACATACATTGCTCAAAGCTCACAAATATGCATCAAGTCTCAGTGTAATCAGCATGAAGAACAGTCTTCCTTCTCCATCCATGTCATAATTACTCAACACCTACAATAATAAAGTACTGCTCAAAAGGAGAGGGAGTTTTGTTCTCTCTCAAAAGAAGACTTGcacctttctgctgcttttcttggtgggtgtttggtttctttgttctcttttctttgtgAAGACATtaggcagtgtggatggagaaGTTTGGCTTTCTCCTCAGTTACTGCTGGGTGAGCCAAGGGTTTTGATCAGGACTGACATTTAGCTCCACCCTCCTGTTTGCAGCCCAAGCTTCTTCTGCAGGTCTGGGACTTGTGTCTTTGGGGAGGGGaacctgcaaaggagagagaggagaggttgTGGTTGACAACGTAAGGTAAGCAGGCATCAACAAGGAGCTCAGAGGGCATGTCTGACACTACGGTGTGACAGCAGCCTTATTCACGCAGGGCCAAAGAGCAGGTTGGACCAGGGGCTGTGCCTCTGACCTGATCAGGAAAAATCTAAAGCCAGAAAACACCCTTCACTTCTGCAAAGCTTTCATGATCTGAGGGAGTAATTTACAATGGCAAGCACACAAAAATCTGTTTCTGCCAAATAGTAAATGCTGTTAAAGGCATGTAAAAATGGGTTGTGAGTTGACTATAAAATGGTGTTTCTGTGCCTACATACATGTTCAGATTATGGAGTCTTGCAAAGTGCTGATTGAATCCCTGGAACCCACTAAATCCATGAGAAGAAGCTGTTTAAACGGTCACTTTCTGCCTCACACGTGCTCTCCCAACAGAGTATTTCTCAGATATGACTCACTTAAAGTTCACATTAGCGTTGAGAGAAAAGGTTCATCCAGCTGGGTCAGGAACTGACTTGGGGAGGGTGCTTTGTAAATCCCTGAGAACCACGTTTATTTTGACCTATACTGTCTGcccacctccatctcctccagcagcttaTCAGACAGATTTAGTTCAGTGCTGTGAGCACCAGGTGAGCAGCACTTGGCAGTGCCAAGCACGAGCTCCAATCAGCAGTGCAGAAGGTGTCATCAATGCTGTGACATCCCTTTACAGTACTAACCCGATTAAGGCTGAAAAGCAGCACTTGTTGCTGGGGCTGCCTTTCAAGGAGGAACTGTCTCTGGGACTGCTGTTGTTCCTGCTCTGGTTCCCTATAAGCTATACACACTATATAGAAAAGACCCAATATGTGGTTCACACAACACCCCGATGAACAAAGGTGCAGTCATTCTGTGCTTGGGTGACTGCTGAGAAGCCCCCAATACTCCTGGGAAGATCTCTCAAGTGGCGTTCTTTAACCTACTCAGGGACTGAGGACTCTTAACAATCAGCTCTGAAACACCAATACCCCTGACTCCGAGGCCTGAACACCCACCCAGGGGtgcctcctcccacctcccccgCTCCTCAGAGTGCTCCATTCCCTTACCTGTGCAGCACTGTCGCCTCCTTCCACGAGGTTGGACGCCTCTTGTGAGAGCATGGAGCTCCGCTGTAGGGCCACACCAGGGGTCATCCCGGCAGGGAAGCAGGGCAAGAGTGGACCAACGAAGTGAAAGTCGCTGCTCAGGCTGCCGGTGGCCAAGCACACGTCGTACATCAGGCTGCGGGGTAGGGAGCCTGCATCGCTCTCGGCCACAGCCGTTGGGAGGGTGGGCAAGGGCCCGTCGTCTTTGCGCCTGTTTTGCCGCAGTTTCATCAGCAGGGCGGCCAGGCCGGTGGCCAGGCAGAGCGCGGATACGCAGGCCAGGCAGGCGATGAGGTAGAGAGTGAGCGTGTCGTCGGGCTCGGCGGGCGGCGCCTCGTGGCTGAGGCGCAGGTGGGCGTCGGAGAAGTCGTGGAGCAGGGCGATGGCGAGGGTGGCGCTGGCCGAGCGCGGCGGCTGTCCGCGGTCTCGCACGAGCACGACGAGCCTGTGTCGGGGCGCGTCGCGCTCGGCCACGGCCCGCGCCGTGCGCACCTCGCCGCTGTGCAGCCCCAGGCGGAAGAGCCCCGGCTCCGTGGCCTTGGCCAGCTCGTACGACAGCCACGCGTTCTGCCCCGCGTCCGCGTCCACCGCCACCACCTTGGCCACCAGGTAGCCTGCCGGCGCCCAGCGCGGCACCAGCTCGCCCGCGCCCGCGCTGCTCTCGGCGCCCGGGTGCAGCACCACCGGCGCGTTGTCGTTCTCGTCGCGCACCAGCACGCGCAGCAGCGCCCGCGCGCTCAGCGCCGGCGAGCCGCCGTCGGCCGCGCGCACCCACACCTCCAAGGCGCGCAGCCGCTCGTAGTCCAGCGACCGCACCACGTACACGTCGCCGCTCTCCGAGCTGACCGACAGCGCGGGCTGCTCCTGGCCCTCCTCCCGCTCCAGCGCGTACTGCACGCGGGCGTTGCTGCCCGCGTCCGCGTCGCTGGCCTGCACGCTGCCGATGTGCACCATGGGGCTGTTGTTCTCCGTCACCCACATGCTGTAAAGCTCCTGGCTGAAGGCGGGCGCGTTGTCGTTCACGTCCCACACCTGCACCCACAGGCTTTGCCGAGAGCTCAGGCGCCGCGGGCCCCAGTCCGTCGCTCGGATGCTGATGTTGTACTCTGCCGTCGTCTCCCTGTCGAGCGCCGCGTTGGTTCTCAACTCGTAGTAATTATCAAAAGTGGGGGTGAGAGTGAAGGGCATATCCCCTTCGATGGTGCACTCTGTCCTGCCGTTGTCGCCGGCGTCTCTGTCCTGCACGCTGAAGAGGGCTACGATAGTGCGTGGTGGAGCGTCCTCGGGAATGGAGGCAGTGTGTGAGGTCAGCTGTATTTCCGGGGTGTTGTCATTCACGTCCACGATATCCACGTGGACTTTGCAATGAGTATACAGCCCTCCGCCATCAGTGGCTCTCACCATCAGTTCGTGGATTTTTGTTTCCTCAAAGTCCAATTGTCCTGCAACCCGAATCTCCCCGGTGTCAGGATTTATATCAAAGAGCTGCCGGGACTGCTCTGGTATCTGTGTGAAGGCATAGTGCACTTTTCCGTTGGACCCCTCGTCGGGATCTGTGGCTGCCACTCTGACCACCAGCTGACCCGGCGGGCTGTTCTCGGCCAGGCGTGACTCGTAGACCTCCCGACTGAACTTCGGGGTGTTGTCATTGGCATCCAGCACCACGATCCGGACCTGAGCCGTGCCTGATTTGGGTGGCGAGCCTCCGTCGGTGGCGGTCAGGAGTAATTTAATCTGTCGCTGCTCTTCTCGGTCCAGCTGCAGTTCAACGACGAGCTCAGCATATTTTGCTCCATCTTTCTTCGTTCCCTGAGCAAGTGAAAAATGCGAATTCGACCCCAGAGTGTAGTTCTTCAAACCGTTGCTGCCCACGTCCTTGTCCCGGGCGCTTTCTAGAGGAAAACGGGACCCTGGAGATGCCGTTTCAAGAATCTCTAAaaccatctccttctctgggaacACGGGGGAGTTATCATTCACATCAAGAACCTCCACCTCACCTCGGATCAGCTGCAATGGATTGTCAAAGAACACCTTAAAGAAGATCGTGCAGGTCTCGCTCTGAGGACAGAGCTCCTCTCGGTCCAGAGACTCCGTGGCCGTCAGCACTCCGGTGCTCGGGTTGAGGCGGAAAAGCTGCTGGTTCCCCTCGGACACAACGCGCGCCTTGCGAGCTGCCAGCTCGCCCGGATCCAGCCCCAGGTCCTGGGCAATATTGCCCACAAAGGATTCCCTCTGCATTTCCTCCGCCACAGAATAGCGGAGGCTTTCGGCCCTGCTCTGCCACACGCAAACGCACAGAACGAACAAGATCACTTGCCTGAGGCTGCCTCCGCTCCGTCTCCTGTTCCACGCCATTGCTCTCCACAAAAGCCGGACAGAGTCCTCCCTGCTTGCCGGTATTTGCAAGCAGCGTCCCAGCTCGAGCAGTGTTTGCCAGGGACGGCGGAGAAGGGCTTCTGCAAGCCCCCGAGCAGCTCGGCTGCGTTTCCCTCTGCCGTTCCCGAGCAGCTCTCTCGGCTGGTTTTGTCTGCCGGTGCTGCAGAGCCGGGGCGGGGAGCGGAAGCTGCGTGTCCGTGGTCAACACCGCCACCTAGCGTCTTCAGCGGGAATGGTTCCTCTGCTTCACGCCGGCACTGCTGCCTTGGGCTTTGTCTCTTCAGGTGCTTTCTCCTTGCCAAAGAGGAGCCAAAAGTCTGATGCCCGGGAAAAATCCCAATAGCAAAGTCTTCCCCATCGCTCGAGGTCGCTACCATATGAGAATGGCCATGCTGTTTCTAGCATACATCACCCTAATTCTATTTTTTCACATGTTGTTTTACGTGTTGCCCAAAAGGCTATGCAGGATTTACTTCCCATGGAACAAACTAGtggaaagaaaaccacaatATTTTGACGCAAATTACTGCTATGTAACAGTAGACTTTAGATATTATAAGCAGAAGTTTCCCACAGTCATGACTTAAGAGAGTGGTTACCAACGTACCTTGTAAAATTGTGATGTGAGTGACAACAAATATCTCCTCAACTACACTGGGAATGACAACTGTCTCTTCAACTACTATGATACCAACTGCAGCTCCCTTGAAAATAGAGAAGCTAACTCCACAAATATCAGAATCTGGACTGTATGCTATTGAAAACGTGAGTCATCAACAAGTGCTGTTTAAATGGTCTTTAAAGTGAGCGAGTTGTTCATGCAGGTACATGTTGCCTCCATGAAGCCAATCTGTGCCCCATTCACAGGTATGTCTCCCACAGGCTGGCCAGTTTGGAAAACCTGAGCATGGTTAAACAAAGTGAAAACTGGTATTCTCTCAAGGTTAGGAACAGGACTTGCAATACTTAATGGTAGAGATGCTGTGATGCTTACAAAGAAACTGAACCAGATGGATGAAATGAAACAACATTGAAGATCCTATTAACTGTAGGGTCTAATGAATGTCTCATAATGGGTGTGATGGCTCAGATGTGGAAAATTTACCAGCTGATTACAGATGCACTTGGAATAGTGCAAAACAAGATCATGCTAACTCATAGCTGTATGCAAGTGTAAATCTGGATGCCatttgcagaggcagcagaagtaGAGGAGGGCATTTTAACCACCAAGATCTGAAAAGTAATTCAGGATTAATGCATCTAAAATCAGAAGGGGTATTCAACTGTGGTGGTATTTAGTTATTTTTACTCACAATTCCTTCAGCTAAAGAGCTGTGACTTTTTACTAGCAATATCCAAAGCATCTGTACCTCTACTACAGATTCCATCATAGCGTTCAACTTCAATCATGAGAAAACTCCACTGTATCCAACAGAACATGGAGTGTGAGCCCTTTGAGGAGGAGATAAGTGGCAAACAATTGACACATGATTGAATTCTGAAGCATGAtttcacggaatcacagaatgttagaaacTGGAatggacctcgagagatcatttaatccaagccccttgccaaaGCTGGGTCACCtctaccagatcacacaggaactcctccaggtgggtcttgaatatctccagagagggagactccacaacccctctgggcagcctgttccagtgttctgtctccctcacagtgaaataattctacCTCCTGtgtccatggaacttcctctgcctcaacttccaccattgccccttgtcctgtcattggacattgctgaggagagcctggctccaccctcTTGGCACtaacccttcacatatttataaacatgaatgaggtaacccttaagtctcctcttctccaagctgaagagccccagctccctcattctctcctcataaggaagatgttccactcccctaatcatttttgtggctctgtgttggactctttcaagcagttccctgaggtccttcttgaactgagggacccagaacaggacacaatattccagatgtggcctcaccagggcagagtagaccTCTCGACTTACGGACCACACtgctaatacaacccaggataccatttgccttcctggccacaagagcacatttttATGGAAAAGTAACATGAGCAGAGCCCAGAACATTTGTCTTGACACTGAAGGAATATTTGTTATTTTCATGCCAGTGAAGTCCCTGAAACAGTACTGGTACAtcagtgttttaaaattatCAAGCTCCTGCTACTTTCTCCCAGTCACAATGTTCCATTTACACCC contains the following coding sequences:
- the LOC128972869 gene encoding protocadherin beta-15-like, whose product is MQRESFVGNIAQDLGLDPGELAARKARVVSEGNQQLFRLNPSTGVLTATESLDREELCPQSETCTIFFKVFFDNPLQLIRGEVEVLDVNDNSPVFPEKEMVLEILETASPGSRFPLESARDKDVGSNGLKNYTLGSNSHFSLAQGTKKDGAKYAELVVELQLDREEQRQIKLLLTATDGGSPPKSGTAQVRIVVLDANDNTPKFSREVYESRLAENSPPGQLVVRVAATDPDEGSNGKVHYAFTQIPEQSRQLFDINPDTGEIRVAGQLDFEETKIHELMVRATDGGGLYTHCKVHVDIVDVNDNTPEIQLTSHTASIPEDAPPRTIVALFSVQDRDAGDNGRTECTIEGDMPFTLTPTFDNYYELRTNAALDRETTAEYNISIRATDWGPRRLSSRQSLWVQVWDVNDNAPAFSQELYSMWVTENNSPMVHIGSVQASDADAGSNARVQYALEREEGQEQPALSVSSESGDVYVVRSLDYERLRALEVWVRAADGGSPALSARALLRVLVRDENDNAPVVLHPGAESSAGAGELVPRWAPAGYLVAKVVAVDADAGQNAWLSYELAKATEPGLFRLGLHSGEVRTARAVAERDAPRHRLVVLVRDRGQPPRSASATLAIALLHDFSDAHLRLSHEAPPAEPDDTLTLYLIACLACVSALCLATGLAALLMKLRQNRRKDDGPLPTLPTAVAESDAGSLPRSLMYDVCLATGSLSSDFHFVGPLLPCFPAGMTPGVALQRSSMLSQEASNLVEGGDSAAQIMKALQK